The nucleotide sequence CTGACGGACGACACTCGTGTCCAGACGGACGACACGCGTGATTAGACGGACGACACGCGGCGGACTTCGGCGGCGAGGGAGGCGTCCGGCGGATCACATGTGTCGTCCACCTGATCACGCGAGTCGTCCGTCTGATCACGTGTGTCGTCCATCCGTGCGCCGGCGGTGGAGACCCGAGACGCGTTTGGCCCGGTTCTCGCGCAATCAGTCATCTGGATGCGGTCCTTGCGCGTGCAACTACCGCATCCAGATGACGAAACGCGGGTGGTCAGAGGGGCTTGAACTGGACGTAGGTCACCTGCTTGAAGGTGTTCTTCCCGCTCGGCGAGGGCAGCCCGAGTAGCTGATCCGCGACCGGCGCCAGCCGACCGCAGCCGGTCGTGCGCGGCAGGGCGAGCCGCGAGTCGACGACGCCGAACTTCACCGTCGTCGGGTTCTGGGAGATCACCTCGAAGGGCACCGCGGGATCGTCCTTCACCACCGAGTGCAACGGGTCGGCGAGGGTGCCGACCGCGCATTCCTTGGGGAGCAAAGGATGCCGCAGGGCGGCGTAGAGATCCAATTCGCCGCGGCGTTCGTCGTTCGACTGGAAGTCCGAGTAACCGCCGTACTTCAGCTGCAGGCTCGCGCCGAAAGCGCCGTGGATCCGGGCGGGAGCGTGCCGTAGTTCGCCGAACACCTGCGCGTACTTCCCGGCCACTTTGCCTTCGGAGAACGTCAGCCGCATCTCCCCGAGCGGGATCTCCCGGTCGCCGATGGTGAGGACTCCTTGGGAGACAAAGGCTTCGCATCGCCAGGTGCCAGGGTCGGCGTTGGCGGGCGGGGCGGGGCAGGCGGAGAAGTCGAAGTCGGGCAGCGGCGACGGTGCCGCGGTGGCGTGGCCGGGGAAGGCGATGAGGGCGGCTGCGGACAGTGCGGCCGCGGTCGCGGCGAGAAGGCGTCTCATGACCTGAAAGGGTGGTCTGTCCGGGTGGGGATCACATCGGGGAAGCCACCCAAGGGGCCCCTGGAATCGCCACGTTCGAGTGAAAATAAACGGTGTTTACCCAGCTGACGCGAATACGCTTCGGATTCGCTCTTGAAGGGGCCTCGGACAGCGGGCGATCATCGGCCCATGTCCCCACTGTCGCGCCGCGGGTTCCTCGGGTTCACCGCGCTCAACTCCGCCGCCGCTCTCGGGCTCACCACGATTTCCACCGCACAGGCCGGGGAATCGTCTCCGGGCTTCTCGACGGCCGTGGTCGTCGGCACGGGGTACGGCGCCGCGGTGACCGCGCTCCGGCTGGGCGAAGCCGGCATTCCCACGATCATGCTCGAAATGGGCAAACTCTGGGCCGACCCCGGCCCCGACGGCAAGGTCTTCTGCGACATGCTCCGGCCGGACCGGCGGGCCGCCTGGTTCAAGGACCGCACGCAGGCCCCGCTCGCGTCGTTTCTCTGGATGGACCTGGCGAACCGGGACATCAAGCGGTACCCCGGCGTGCTCGACCGGGTGGACCACGGCGACATGTCCGTCTACGTCGGACGGGGCGTCGGGGGCGGTTCGCTGGTCAACGGCGCGATGGCCGTGACGCCGAAACGGTCGTACTTCGAGGAGATCCTGCCCGGCGTCGACGCGGACGAGATGTATGGCAAGTACTTCCCCCTGGCCAACCGGGCCCTCGGCGTGAACCACATCGACCCGCGCTGGTTCGAAACCTGTCGTTCCTACCGCTACGCGAGGGTTTCCCGGAAGGCCGCGACGCGGGCGGGACTCAAGACGGTGTTCGTGCCCAGCGTTTACGACTTCGAGTACATGAAGCGGGAAGAAGCGGGCACGGTGCCGAAGTCGGCCCTCGCGTCCGAGGTCATCTACGGCAACAACCACGGCAAGCGATCTCTCGACAAGACCTACCTCGCGGCCGCGCTGGGCACCGGGAACGTGACCATCAAGACGCTGCACCAGGTCC is from Amycolatopsis lurida and encodes:
- a CDS encoding GMC oxidoreductase, which gives rise to MSPLSRRGFLGFTALNSAAALGLTTISTAQAGESSPGFSTAVVVGTGYGAAVTALRLGEAGIPTIMLEMGKLWADPGPDGKVFCDMLRPDRRAAWFKDRTQAPLASFLWMDLANRDIKRYPGVLDRVDHGDMSVYVGRGVGGGSLVNGAMAVTPKRSYFEEILPGVDADEMYGKYFPLANRALGVNHIDPRWFETCRSYRYARVSRKAATRAGLKTVFVPSVYDFEYMKREEAGTVPKSALASEVIYGNNHGKRSLDKTYLAAALGTGNVTIKTLHQVRGITRQTDGTYVLTVHETAEDGAVVARKQLGAKYLFLGAGSLGSTELLVRARETGTLPGLNDEVGRGWGTNGNVMLGRANHAWDLGGSLQSGMPALGIDAWDDPVNPVFAEVAPVPAGVETWLSLYLAITKNPERGHFTYDAATDSVRLRWNAAQGKPSIDAAKSLFDKVNRANRTIYRSDLFGDTRSFENRFTYHPLGGLVLGEATDLYGRVKGYRNLYVTDGSLIPGSAGVNPFVTITALAERNVERVLSEDVAR